The Geomonas ferrireducens genome includes a window with the following:
- a CDS encoding tetratricopeptide repeat protein, translated as MDVVRQAQRLLDEFDYSQAERLLCDIRIESNRHLPALLRAATMLLEDMGAYTAAIRTLLAQPIPVLRDTAVRELIALAYHRNGMTQEARALFDGLHAADLGKNALCAYADISFKDGNLAHAWHLLKEADEKEGFVVDHAALMSSVETAMRREAQPWVQRAEEALTLNDMEQAEAQSREALGRCPSLQRPREIIAMAAAKREAEKLAALWRRLEMSEPGPKRLELLETLQEHDTKAQERIAGLIAAEKASIKRGQVESRLETLRKEAETRKWQECYDIIDWLSRQDDHPEAYREACGVSPYFSVLHQNRRLQKVSGKSAREAWLRFVEAKSAFETGKLEGCFEIMEEIRDYFGHCPEFAEPYRMMLEREQEAARSEIALLLEQAQSEDADAVRIGTIFNRIRKRMSVLPEEERNGHLKAMRERQSLLEAEPDGDVLVNAYGICRLFGNLQRASILREHIADEASLKKVDDEVAKLLKIERSGLTLNFSNDMPVDLTSEPALAYRGSTDRHIFLTGKNYFILVDLHEMSAARFDSIYLSGGHLVDALPAKGVFLFRGISDENYVVRAELTGSKCAITAIFDLSEAFLLEEGATVVDIYLSSDRETDYYLNIKYEDGSRPGKIGRMRVRSRNGMADTVQIKDEPVIYSKRLSSAPDRFIIGATDETRICTRNLTYDFIMGMTPDIWEVDEENRHIYYFYSHMLKRVDFKFDDYTEFPESPGCFFFKMNHRILGVSPTTNTVMIAIKQKAALYDFGTNELSAPFPFSAIVSTRPARKWYCFDYSEERRELTLKDVTRELRSLLAWKPLPLGGGRTRTAEEVQEAYGMLYFGYTCEDPPTDSSSEDDEGETGACDEAS; from the coding sequence ATGGATGTAGTCAGGCAGGCGCAACGACTCCTCGATGAATTCGACTACTCGCAGGCAGAAAGGCTCCTTTGCGACATCCGGATAGAGAGCAACCGGCACCTCCCCGCCCTCCTCAGGGCAGCGACGATGCTGTTGGAGGATATGGGGGCCTACACAGCCGCCATCCGGACACTGCTGGCGCAGCCCATACCCGTGTTGAGGGACACGGCGGTAAGGGAACTCATCGCCCTCGCCTACCACCGTAACGGCATGACCCAGGAGGCCCGTGCCCTCTTCGACGGCCTCCACGCCGCCGACCTCGGCAAGAATGCCCTTTGCGCCTACGCCGACATCTCCTTCAAGGACGGCAACCTCGCTCACGCATGGCATCTTCTGAAAGAGGCGGACGAAAAGGAAGGCTTCGTCGTCGACCACGCCGCCTTGATGAGCAGCGTCGAGACGGCGATGCGCCGGGAAGCACAGCCCTGGGTGCAAAGGGCCGAGGAGGCGCTGACCCTGAACGACATGGAGCAGGCCGAGGCGCAGAGCCGTGAGGCACTAGGGCGGTGTCCCTCGCTGCAAAGGCCCCGCGAGATCATCGCCATGGCCGCCGCGAAAAGGGAGGCGGAGAAACTGGCCGCGCTCTGGCGGCGGTTGGAGATGAGCGAGCCCGGCCCGAAGAGGCTGGAGCTGTTGGAAACGCTGCAGGAACATGACACGAAGGCCCAGGAAAGGATCGCAGGTTTGATCGCGGCGGAAAAAGCGTCCATAAAGAGGGGCCAGGTTGAGAGCAGGCTGGAAACGCTCCGCAAGGAAGCTGAGACGCGGAAATGGCAGGAATGCTACGACATCATCGACTGGCTCTCACGCCAGGACGATCACCCCGAAGCGTACCGCGAAGCCTGCGGCGTCTCGCCTTATTTCTCGGTCTTACACCAGAACAGGCGACTCCAGAAAGTTTCCGGAAAGAGCGCGCGGGAGGCCTGGCTCAGGTTCGTGGAGGCGAAGTCGGCGTTTGAGACGGGGAAACTGGAAGGATGTTTCGAGATCATGGAGGAGATCAGGGACTACTTCGGGCACTGCCCGGAATTCGCGGAACCGTACCGCATGATGCTTGAGCGCGAACAGGAAGCGGCGAGAAGCGAAATCGCACTTCTACTGGAACAGGCGCAAAGTGAAGATGCGGACGCGGTGCGGATCGGCACTATCTTCAACCGGATCAGGAAGAGGATGTCGGTTCTCCCCGAAGAGGAGCGAAACGGACACCTAAAAGCAATGCGGGAACGCCAGTCCCTGTTAGAGGCGGAACCCGACGGGGATGTGCTTGTAAATGCGTATGGGATATGCAGACTGTTCGGAAACCTTCAGAGGGCCTCCATACTGCGCGAACACATAGCCGACGAGGCTTCGCTGAAAAAGGTCGACGATGAAGTCGCGAAACTGTTGAAGATCGAGAGGAGCGGCTTGACTCTGAATTTTTCCAACGATATGCCGGTCGACCTGACGTCGGAACCGGCACTCGCCTACAGAGGATCCACGGACCGCCACATCTTTTTGACAGGAAAGAACTATTTCATCCTCGTCGACCTGCACGAGATGAGCGCCGCGAGATTCGATTCCATCTACCTGAGCGGAGGGCATCTAGTCGATGCGCTTCCAGCGAAAGGCGTTTTCCTATTCAGAGGCATTAGTGATGAGAACTACGTCGTCCGTGCCGAGCTCACCGGTTCAAAATGCGCCATCACCGCAATCTTCGATCTCTCAGAAGCCTTTTTGCTTGAAGAAGGGGCCACCGTTGTCGACATCTACCTGAGCAGCGATAGAGAGACCGACTACTACCTGAACATAAAGTACGAGGACGGCTCGAGGCCAGGGAAAATCGGGCGGATGCGCGTGAGGAGCAGAAACGGCATGGCGGACACCGTGCAGATAAAAGACGAGCCCGTGATATACAGTAAGCGCCTTTCCAGCGCACCGGACAGGTTCATCATAGGCGCAACAGACGAAACGAGAATCTGCACAAGAAACCTTACCTACGACTTCATCATGGGGATGACACCTGATATCTGGGAGGTCGACGAAGAGAACAGGCACATCTACTACTTCTACAGTCACATGCTGAAGAGGGTGGACTTCAAGTTCGACGACTACACCGAATTCCCCGAATCGCCCGGGTGCTTCTTTTTCAAGATGAACCACAGAATCCTCGGGGTATCTCCGACCACGAACACCGTCATGATCGCTATCAAACAGAAAGCGGCGTTGTATGATTTCGGCACCAACGAGTTGTCCGCCCCCTTCCCGTTCAGTGCAATCGTATCCACAAGGCCGGCAAGAAAGTGGTACTGCTTCGATTACAGCGAAGAGCGACGGGAATTGACACTCAAAGACGTGACGCGGGAGTTGCGCTCACTGCTAGCATGGAAGCCCCTCCCTCTCGGGGGAGGAAGGACACGGACCGCGGAGGAAGTCCAGGAGGCGTACGGGATGCTTTACTTCGGGTATACCTGTGAAGATCCCCCTACCGATTCCTCATCCGAAGACGATGAAGGTGAAACCGGGGCTTGCGATGAAGCGTCGTGA
- a CDS encoding tetratricopeptide repeat protein: protein MGIFSRMFGNEDNKTATKVVDANFITTLAMHVRGELEPALASYQAMTERDANDFLALFFTAAAKADSGAVEEAVQGLRTLSARIAENGESISRTIAMELANLLHEDVVTVRVGDVTALLVSFGDLLKREGFVKESAVCFEIAVGLAPDNAHMLHKLGDTLHDLRIYDYAESVLKEAIKHAPHHFGALYTYAVLLQDLGRNDEALTLYEQAVRLVPSHVNCHCNYGAALLRADRIDEAMEHLNTALRLDPEAPLVKVNLGYVYLLKDDLETARKMFTDALALNDRLAPAYYGLASTERALGSDVAVVRALYEKAIEANPSIAEAHLALANLLASLGDEQAVAHYATALQLNSTLPNLRRDFGQACLQLGRREEALELLKMAVMLDPDDAVARELLARAEATPAEN, encoded by the coding sequence ATGGGCATATTCAGCAGGATGTTCGGAAACGAAGATAATAAGACCGCGACGAAGGTCGTCGATGCCAACTTCATCACCACGCTGGCGATGCATGTGCGCGGCGAGCTGGAGCCCGCGCTGGCTTCCTACCAGGCCATGACGGAAAGGGACGCGAACGACTTCCTGGCCCTTTTCTTCACGGCTGCCGCCAAGGCCGACAGCGGTGCTGTCGAGGAGGCGGTGCAGGGGCTGCGTACCCTGAGTGCCCGCATCGCAGAGAACGGCGAGAGCATCTCCCGCACCATCGCCATGGAACTCGCCAACCTGCTGCACGAAGACGTCGTCACGGTGCGGGTGGGCGATGTCACCGCGCTGCTCGTCTCGTTCGGCGATCTCCTGAAAAGGGAGGGGTTCGTAAAGGAAAGCGCCGTATGCTTCGAGATCGCCGTTGGGCTTGCGCCGGATAACGCGCACATGCTGCATAAGCTTGGTGACACGCTGCATGACCTGCGCATCTACGACTACGCCGAGTCGGTACTTAAAGAGGCGATCAAACACGCGCCGCACCACTTCGGCGCTCTTTACACCTACGCGGTTCTTTTGCAGGACCTCGGACGCAACGACGAGGCCCTGACTCTTTACGAACAGGCGGTCAGGCTGGTTCCCTCCCACGTGAACTGCCATTGCAACTATGGTGCGGCCCTGCTTCGGGCGGACCGTATCGACGAGGCCATGGAGCATCTGAACACCGCCCTCAGGCTCGACCCGGAGGCGCCGCTCGTGAAGGTGAACCTGGGCTATGTCTACCTGTTGAAGGACGATTTGGAGACGGCGCGGAAGATGTTCACGGACGCCCTCGCGCTGAACGACAGGCTCGCACCGGCCTACTACGGCCTTGCCTCTACGGAGCGGGCGCTCGGGAGCGACGTTGCCGTAGTACGCGCGCTCTACGAGAAGGCGATCGAGGCCAACCCCTCCATCGCCGAAGCACATCTTGCCCTGGCGAACCTCCTGGCGAGCCTCGGCGACGAGCAGGCGGTAGCGCACTACGCGACCGCTCTGCAGCTGAACTCGACCCTGCCGAACCTGCGCCGAGATTTCGGGCAGGCCTGTTTGCAGCTGGGGCGCAGGGAAGAGGCGCTTGAGCTTTTGAAAATGGCGGTGATGCTGGACCCTGATGATGCCGTGGCGCGTGAGTTGCTCGCCCGGGCGGAGGCAACCCCGGCAGAAAACTAG
- a CDS encoding ATP-binding protein — MDHARRQAHFTTPQLLTIYKWGLAAGWTLVIATLLVFTYHHEMSQAAETARTQARSNFQRDLVYRHWNAASGSVYVPVCDRIQPNPYLSGIPERDVVTTSGRHLTLVNPSYMSRLVFDLASDSFGVKGHITSLTPLRPENRADDWERGALLAFERGSEEESTVVHMAGGSYLRLMRPLKTERACLRCHEKQGCRLGGVRGGLSVAVPMAPLWDIAKKTYQLNAASFLLLWGLGMAGIHFGAGRLRLAIAERDLAQRRLIETNRDLSFRSGELAAANRDLDAFCSTVSHDLRSPLTAVSGYCQLLKESLSENAQDARAYTDVILASTAKMEGLITSLLKFARIARNELVPADVDLTSIAADMAAELRAREPQRQAVFVIANGLTARGDAGLLRVVLQNLMENAWKYTGLCPEARIEVGLERRDDGAFFFVRDNGIGFDEAEAARVFEAFRRLENAQQFEGTGIGLATVKRIIERHGGTIDCKAKPGYGATFYFSLP, encoded by the coding sequence ATGGACCATGCTCGGAGGCAGGCTCACTTCACGACACCTCAGCTGTTGACCATCTACAAATGGGGACTCGCGGCCGGCTGGACCCTGGTCATCGCGACCCTTTTGGTATTCACCTACCACCATGAAATGTCGCAGGCCGCCGAAACGGCCCGCACCCAGGCCAGAAGCAACTTCCAGCGCGACCTGGTCTACCGGCACTGGAACGCCGCTTCCGGGTCGGTGTACGTGCCGGTTTGCGACCGTATCCAGCCCAACCCATACCTCTCCGGGATCCCCGAGAGGGACGTGGTCACCACCTCCGGTCGCCACCTCACCCTGGTAAACCCCTCCTACATGAGCCGCCTGGTGTTCGATCTCGCCTCCGATTCGTTCGGCGTCAAGGGGCACATCACCAGTCTCACCCCGCTGCGTCCGGAAAACCGTGCCGATGACTGGGAGCGGGGCGCGCTGCTTGCCTTCGAGCGCGGCTCCGAGGAAGAGAGCACGGTGGTTCACATGGCGGGGGGAAGCTACCTGAGGCTGATGAGGCCGCTCAAGACCGAGAGGGCTTGCCTTAGGTGCCATGAAAAGCAGGGGTGCCGGTTGGGTGGGGTACGCGGCGGGCTCAGCGTCGCGGTTCCCATGGCCCCCTTGTGGGACATCGCCAAAAAGACCTACCAACTGAACGCCGCGAGTTTCCTGCTGCTGTGGGGGCTTGGCATGGCCGGCATCCATTTCGGGGCCGGCAGACTGCGTCTGGCCATCGCCGAGCGTGACCTTGCGCAGCGGCGCCTGATTGAAACGAACCGCGATCTCTCCTTCCGAAGCGGCGAACTGGCCGCCGCGAACCGCGATCTCGACGCCTTTTGTTCCACCGTTTCCCACGACCTGCGTTCCCCGCTTACCGCGGTGTCCGGGTATTGCCAGTTGTTGAAGGAGAGTCTTTCCGAAAACGCCCAAGACGCGCGGGCCTACACCGACGTGATCCTCGCCTCGACGGCGAAGATGGAGGGGCTGATCACGTCGCTGCTCAAGTTCGCGCGCATCGCGCGGAACGAACTCGTCCCCGCCGACGTCGATCTCACGTCCATCGCCGCAGACATGGCGGCCGAGCTCAGGGCACGCGAGCCGCAGCGGCAGGCGGTTTTCGTCATCGCCAACGGGCTGACGGCGCGCGGCGATGCCGGACTTTTGCGTGTCGTCTTGCAGAACCTGATGGAGAACGCCTGGAAGTACACCGGGTTGTGCCCGGAGGCGAGGATCGAGGTCGGGCTCGAGCGGCGCGACGACGGCGCCTTTTTCTTCGTCCGGGACAACGGCATCGGTTTCGACGAGGCCGAGGCCGCGCGGGTGTTCGAGGCGTTCCGGCGTCTTGAAAACGCGCAGCAGTTTGAGGGGACCGGTATCGGGCTTGCGACCGTCAAGCGGATCATAGAGCGCCACGGCGGCACGATCGACTGCAAGGCGAAGCCGGGTTACGGTGCTACCTTCTATTTTTCACTCCCCTAG
- a CDS encoding PilZ domain-containing protein, which yields MDIEKRSSARLAFRAKAYIHWDNHDIEGEVENVSVDGAFVTVASRMHVNDVVALTINGTPTIGINAKVVRLTNTGLGLRFEKTLHF from the coding sequence GTGGACATAGAGAAAAGATCTTCTGCCAGACTTGCCTTTCGCGCGAAGGCATACATCCATTGGGATAATCACGATATTGAGGGGGAAGTGGAGAATGTCAGCGTCGATGGTGCCTTTGTGACGGTGGCTTCCAGGATGCACGTAAACGACGTGGTCGCGCTCACCATCAACGGCACTCCCACCATCGGCATAAATGCCAAGGTGGTTAGGTTGACGAACACGGGGCTGGGATTGAGGTTTGAAAAGACGCTGCATTTTTAA
- a CDS encoding alpha/beta hydrolase, with product MKSLQYHFFRVIMKLSKATYDWGAPIEKQRALVEKNAGFIKAPEELTVDRTAVGGVAGEWLRMPGADEDRVLLHFHGGGYSMCSCITHRGMVARLAGACGVRAFLPEYRLAPENPFPAPVEDALAAYRGLLQEGISPQDIIISGDSAGGGLAAVTLISLRDGGEPLPSLAILFSPWTDLALTGESLTTRAKADPWLVRRATEIQAARYCGDNDPRNPLISPLYADLRGLPPILIQVGEDEIVLSDSTRLAARAREAGVDVSLDIWPGMWHVWQCLAPKMPEASRAIEAAGRYVQSAMVTQAGRSNTIAQ from the coding sequence ATGAAGAGCCTGCAGTACCACTTTTTCCGAGTAATAATGAAGCTTTCAAAGGCTACTTATGACTGGGGCGCACCCATTGAGAAGCAGAGGGCTCTGGTGGAGAAAAATGCAGGCTTCATAAAAGCGCCTGAGGAATTGACCGTTGACCGGACGGCTGTCGGCGGGGTTGCTGGGGAATGGCTTCGCATGCCGGGTGCAGATGAAGATCGCGTGCTCCTCCACTTCCACGGTGGCGGCTATTCCATGTGTTCGTGCATCACGCACCGGGGGATGGTGGCGCGTCTTGCCGGGGCTTGCGGTGTGCGGGCGTTTCTCCCCGAATACCGATTGGCGCCGGAAAACCCGTTTCCCGCTCCCGTCGAGGATGCCTTGGCCGCCTACCGCGGGCTTCTACAGGAGGGGATTTCGCCACAGGACATAATCATTTCCGGAGACTCGGCCGGCGGGGGGCTGGCAGCGGTAACACTCATTTCCCTGCGGGATGGGGGAGAGCCGCTTCCGTCCTTAGCTATCCTGTTTTCGCCATGGACGGACCTGGCGCTAACGGGGGAGTCGCTCACCACCAGGGCCAAGGCAGACCCGTGGCTTGTTCGCCGGGCTACGGAGATACAGGCAGCCCGGTATTGCGGAGACAACGACCCGCGCAACCCGCTCATCTCCCCCCTCTATGCCGATCTGCGGGGGCTCCCGCCGATCCTGATACAGGTGGGGGAAGACGAGATCGTTCTCAGCGATTCCACCCGCCTTGCGGCGCGGGCGCGGGAGGCGGGGGTGGATGTCTCCCTGGATATCTGGCCAGGAATGTGGCACGTCTGGCAATGCCTTGCCCCGAAGATGCCGGAGGCGAGCCGGGCGATCGAGGCTGCAGGGAGATATGTCCAGAGCGCAATGGTCACTCAAGCCGGACGATCGAACACTATTGCGCAATGA